The Desulfofalx alkaliphila DSM 12257 genome contains a region encoding:
- the cas7c gene encoding type I-C CRISPR-associated protein Cas7/Csd2, with protein sequence MSEVIKNRYEFVILFDVENGNPNGDPDAGNMPRIDAETGYGIVTDVCLKRKIRNYVEIVKEDCEGYKIYVKEGAVLNKQHETAYIGLGIDPKDEKAAKQNRDSLRDFMCKNFFDVRTFGAVMTTKVNCGQVRGPVQINFARSIDPIVPQEITITRMAVTTEKDAESKTTEMGRKHIIPYALYRTEGYVSANLAKKTTGFSEDDLDLLWESIINMFEHDHSAARGKMAVRKLIVFKHDSELGNAPAHKLFELINVKRKDSERPARSYSDYIVDIDMSKVPEGVTVIEKL encoded by the coding sequence GTGAGTGAGGTTATTAAAAATCGTTATGAGTTTGTAATTTTATTTGATGTTGAGAACGGCAACCCCAATGGCGACCCCGACGCAGGAAATATGCCAAGAATTGATGCTGAAACCGGTTACGGCATTGTAACTGATGTATGCCTTAAAAGAAAGATCAGAAACTACGTTGAAATTGTAAAGGAAGATTGTGAGGGTTATAAAATCTATGTTAAAGAGGGTGCAGTGCTTAACAAACAGCATGAAACAGCCTATATTGGATTAGGCATTGACCCAAAGGATGAAAAAGCGGCAAAACAAAACCGTGACTCCCTTAGGGACTTCATGTGTAAAAACTTTTTTGATGTGCGCACCTTTGGTGCAGTTATGACCACTAAGGTTAATTGCGGACAAGTTAGGGGGCCGGTGCAAATTAATTTTGCCAGGAGTATAGATCCAATTGTACCCCAGGAAATAACAATCACCCGCATGGCGGTAACCACTGAAAAAGACGCTGAAAGCAAAACAACCGAAATGGGCAGAAAACATATTATTCCTTACGCCTTATATAGAACTGAGGGTTATGTTTCTGCAAACCTGGCTAAAAAGACAACCGGTTTTTCAGAGGACGATTTAGACCTATTGTGGGAATCTATCATCAACATGTTTGAACATGACCATTCGGCGGCAAGGGGAAAAATGGCCGTGCGCAAGTTAATTGTATTTAAGCATGACAGTGAGCTTGGCAATGCTCCCGCACACAAATTGTTTGAGTTAATAAATGTAAAGAGAAAAGACAGCGAAAGGCCGGCCCGTAGCTACAGCGATTATATTGTTGATATTGACATGTCAAAGGTGCCTGAGGGTGTGACGGTAATAGAAAAATTATGA
- a CDS encoding CRISPR-associated helicase/endonuclease Cas3: MKYYAHSTENPEKAWQTMVEHLEKTAHLAGKYAAEFNAQGFGFISGLLHDLGKYSERFQQKLRGASLYVDHSTAGAQEAINLYGELYGKLLAYCIAGHHSGLPDYGTAASTEGTLMARLRKKVGEDLEDYSAYKTELDLPTEKTFLNLPIKPIDNYRGFTISFFIRMIYSCLVDADYIDTESYMSDTLKPRGNNASIPQLNNTFNQFLTGFKADKTKINTRRQEILQRCLGMAKSPTGLFTLTVPTGGGKTLSSLAFALNHAVINNLKRIIYVIPYTSIIEQNAAVFKKVLGDNNILEHHSNYQFDNKDSEDIQAINEKLKLAAENWDIPIVVTTNVQFFESLFSNKSSKCRKIHNLAKSVIIFDEAQMLPVEYLKPCLLAISELVHNYRSTAVLCTATQPAIKGLLPSCIKAREIMDDPRQLYEDFKKVRVVKKGEIDDDTLADELKELDRVLCIVNTRKHAKEIYDKLIDNTFHLSTLMCPVHRQETLSEIRQRLRNKQACKVVSTQLIEAGVDVDFPVVYRSVAGIDSIVQSAGRCNREGYLSTGIVYVFKPVSEYAKIRGYLETTAKVADMVFRRYEDPISLDAIDYYFKMLYDVKGDEALDKEKIIKCFEERSSQLEFDFKTAAERFKLIESSTYSIIIPYNADARKLMEEAKYSPYPRSLARKLQPYTISVYENEYKALLKHAALKTVNNGFVVLDNFENNYDKRTGLIIPKDTYGEGIFI; this comes from the coding sequence ATGAAATATTATGCCCACTCCACTGAAAACCCTGAAAAGGCCTGGCAAACAATGGTTGAGCATTTAGAGAAAACTGCTCACTTGGCAGGGAAATATGCTGCAGAATTCAATGCCCAAGGGTTTGGCTTTATATCGGGGTTGCTGCATGATTTAGGAAAGTATTCAGAAAGATTTCAACAAAAACTACGAGGGGCTTCTTTATACGTTGACCATTCTACCGCGGGGGCCCAAGAGGCCATAAATTTATATGGGGAGTTATATGGTAAACTGCTGGCCTACTGCATAGCCGGGCACCACAGCGGCTTGCCCGACTATGGCACTGCGGCGTCCACCGAAGGAACTTTAATGGCAAGACTCCGCAAAAAAGTAGGCGAAGACCTTGAGGATTATAGTGCCTATAAAACTGAGCTGGATTTACCCACTGAAAAAACCTTTCTTAACTTGCCAATCAAACCAATTGATAATTACAGAGGCTTTACAATATCCTTTTTCATCAGAATGATTTACTCCTGCTTAGTGGATGCTGATTATATTGACACTGAGAGCTATATGTCAGATACATTAAAACCTAGGGGAAACAACGCCTCCATACCTCAATTGAATAATACTTTCAATCAGTTTTTAACCGGATTTAAGGCTGATAAAACAAAAATAAATACCAGGCGCCAAGAAATTTTGCAGCGATGCTTAGGGATGGCTAAATCACCCACCGGGTTATTTACACTTACTGTTCCCACCGGGGGAGGGAAAACCCTTTCATCCCTTGCCTTTGCACTGAATCACGCTGTAATCAATAATCTCAAAAGAATAATTTATGTAATACCCTATACCAGCATTATAGAACAAAATGCAGCGGTGTTTAAAAAAGTTTTAGGGGACAACAACATTTTAGAACACCACAGTAATTATCAATTTGATAATAAAGATTCTGAAGATATACAAGCCATTAACGAAAAATTGAAGCTGGCAGCGGAGAATTGGGATATTCCCATTGTGGTAACCACCAATGTGCAATTTTTTGAATCTTTATTTTCAAACAAAAGCTCTAAATGCAGAAAGATACACAACCTGGCCAAAAGCGTTATTATATTTGACGAAGCACAGATGTTACCTGTTGAATACCTAAAACCATGCCTGCTGGCTATATCAGAGCTTGTGCATAATTACCGATCAACGGCTGTGCTTTGCACAGCAACACAACCGGCAATAAAAGGGCTGCTGCCTTCATGCATAAAAGCTAGGGAAATAATGGATGATCCCAGACAACTGTATGAAGATTTTAAAAAAGTGAGGGTGGTAAAAAAAGGCGAGATTGATGACGATACATTGGCAGATGAATTAAAGGAATTAGACCGGGTGCTTTGTATTGTAAACACCCGAAAACACGCCAAAGAGATTTACGACAAGTTAATAGATAACACATTTCATTTAAGCACCTTGATGTGCCCTGTTCACAGACAAGAAACCCTTTCGGAAATAAGACAGCGATTAAGAAATAAACAAGCCTGCAAGGTGGTGTCCACACAACTGATTGAGGCCGGGGTAGATGTTGACTTTCCGGTGGTATATCGCTCGGTTGCAGGCATTGATTCCATAGTTCAATCTGCCGGCAGGTGTAACCGGGAGGGCTATTTATCCACAGGTATTGTTTATGTATTTAAACCGGTTTCAGAATATGCAAAAATAAGGGGCTATTTGGAAACAACTGCAAAGGTGGCAGATATGGTGTTTAGAAGATACGAGGACCCCATTTCTTTAGATGCCATAGATTACTATTTTAAAATGTTATATGACGTTAAGGGCGACGAAGCCTTAGATAAAGAAAAAATTATTAAGTGTTTTGAGGAAAGGAGTTCTCAGTTAGAATTCGATTTTAAAACAGCGGCAGAAAGGTTCAAACTGATAGAAAGCAGCACTTACTCCATTATAATACCTTACAACGCAGATGCAAGGAAGTTAATGGAAGAGGCAAAATACAGCCCCTATCCCCGCAGCCTAGCAAGGAAATTGCAACCGTATACCATATCGGTTTATGAAAATGAATATAAAGCACTGCTAAAACATGCTGCCTTAAAAACTGTCAACAATGGTTTTGTTGTGCTTGATAATTTTGAAAACAATTATGATAAAAGGACAGGTCTTATCATTCCGAAGGATACCTATGGCGAAGGTATTTTTATTTAA
- the cas1c gene encoding type I-C CRISPR-associated endonuclease Cas1c: MKKLLNVLYVTTPEAYLSLDGENVVVLIEGKEKFRLPIHTIESIVCFGFLGASPALMGFCAKNGVGLCFVSPYGRFLARVSGGVYGNVLLRKKQFRVSDSEADCVPIAINCIIAKLNNSRVVIERAIRDHPGQVDVNALKKASTYIKNSTVQLQNCSSLEEIRGIEGDCAKIYFEVFDELILHSKDSFYMRGRNKRPPKDNLNALLSFLYTLLAHDVQSALETVGLDPYVGFLHRERPGRPSLALDIMEEFRAFFVDRLVLSLINRKQITGKGFTVRESGGVMMDADTRKNVLMAWQKRKQEKITHPFLNEKISLGLLPYVQSLLLARHLRGDLDAYPPFLWK, encoded by the coding sequence ATGAAAAAATTATTAAATGTTTTATATGTTACTACGCCGGAGGCATATTTATCTTTGGACGGTGAAAACGTTGTTGTCTTAATCGAAGGCAAAGAAAAGTTTCGCTTACCAATACACACCATCGAAAGTATTGTTTGTTTTGGGTTTTTAGGTGCCAGTCCTGCATTAATGGGTTTTTGTGCTAAAAACGGTGTGGGCTTATGTTTTGTCAGCCCTTACGGGAGGTTTTTGGCACGGGTTTCCGGCGGTGTATATGGTAATGTTTTGCTAAGGAAAAAACAGTTTCGTGTGTCAGACAGTGAAGCGGATTGTGTGCCAATAGCGATAAATTGTATTATTGCTAAACTAAATAATTCAAGGGTGGTAATTGAAAGGGCCATTCGGGATCACCCAGGGCAGGTGGATGTTAATGCTTTAAAGAAGGCATCCACATACATTAAAAATTCCACGGTGCAATTGCAAAACTGCAGTAGCTTAGAGGAAATAAGGGGTATTGAAGGCGATTGTGCTAAAATATACTTCGAGGTTTTTGATGAACTGATTTTACATTCAAAGGACAGCTTTTATATGCGTGGTAGAAATAAAAGGCCGCCTAAAGATAACTTAAATGCACTGCTCTCTTTTCTGTATACACTGCTGGCCCATGATGTACAATCGGCCTTAGAAACTGTAGGACTGGATCCATATGTTGGTTTTTTGCATAGGGAAAGGCCCGGGAGACCATCCCTTGCCTTAGATATTATGGAAGAATTTAGAGCATTTTTTGTGGATAGATTGGTGCTTTCTTTAATTAACAGGAAACAAATCACCGGCAAAGGATTTACTGTTAGGGAAAGCGGAGGGGTAATGATGGATGCGGATACAAGAAAGAATGTTTTAATGGCTTGGCAAAAACGAAAACAAGAGAAAATAACGCATCCATTTTTAAATGAAAAAATAAGCCTGGGCTTATTGCCATATGTGCAATCGTTACTGCTGGCAAGGCATTTAAGGGGTGATCTGGATGCTTACCCTCCATTTTTATGGAAGTAG
- the cas8c gene encoding type I-C CRISPR-associated protein Cas8c/Csd1 → MIINELAKYYEILARDERSGVPPYGYSNAKVGFALNISAEGDLLDVIPLHVEEQVGKKTKLFLRVLTVPEQKLRSSGIAPNFMCDNSTYVLGIDNKGKPKRSKNAFEAFKKLHHEILGAARGQAAKAVLAFLDKWKVDKSKQHPALKDYLEEILKGSNLVFRLDGTTGYLHNDEEIKKLWEDYNSKDEDDIFGQCLVTGTNTAIAKLHPVIKNVKKAQSSGASIVSFNAPSYESYGKKQSYNSPVGKKTAFAYTTVLNHMLSSQKQKIQVGDATTVFWAASPEEIYTDLAAELFNPTITQEGKKGSNEYKRDAHIEQLVNDVLTKAKSGQRINDLDGKIDPKTKFHILGLSPNASRISIRFFHSDSFGGFTEKIAQHYKDMEIVKDFDNRPSNIPIWMMLNETISPKSTNRDAPPLLAGAVMRSIISGAPYPASLFNAVMIRVRTDMDDKDKNIQRVNYVRVAIIKAYLLRNARLYKNKKLEEVLTVSLNEHSDNTGYLLGRLFAVLEKAQQDANPGINATIKDRYFASACATPGAVFPILLKLAQHHISKSDYGYAIERRIESIMVKITNFPSHLTLEQQGTFILGYYHQRVALFQKSDN, encoded by the coding sequence ATGATCATCAATGAGTTAGCTAAGTATTACGAAATACTGGCCCGGGATGAAAGAAGCGGGGTACCGCCCTATGGTTATAGCAATGCCAAGGTTGGTTTTGCCCTTAACATTTCTGCAGAGGGTGACTTGCTTGATGTTATCCCATTGCATGTGGAAGAACAGGTGGGTAAAAAAACTAAACTATTTTTACGAGTATTGACAGTGCCGGAGCAAAAGCTTCGGTCATCAGGTATTGCACCAAACTTTATGTGCGATAACAGCACATATGTTTTAGGCATTGACAACAAAGGTAAGCCCAAGCGGTCAAAGAATGCTTTTGAAGCATTTAAGAAATTACATCATGAAATTTTAGGTGCAGCAAGAGGACAAGCCGCCAAAGCAGTGTTGGCTTTTTTAGATAAATGGAAGGTGGATAAATCAAAACAGCATCCTGCCTTGAAAGATTATTTGGAAGAAATATTGAAGGGCAGCAATTTAGTATTTAGATTGGATGGAACAACGGGCTACTTGCACAATGATGAAGAGATTAAAAAACTGTGGGAAGATTATAACTCAAAAGATGAGGATGATATATTTGGACAATGCCTTGTAACAGGTACCAATACAGCAATAGCAAAGTTGCATCCGGTTATAAAAAACGTAAAAAAAGCGCAATCAAGTGGTGCATCAATAGTATCTTTTAATGCACCGTCCTATGAATCATACGGAAAAAAACAAAGCTATAATTCTCCTGTGGGTAAAAAAACTGCCTTTGCTTATACCACAGTGTTAAATCATATGCTCTCAAGTCAAAAACAAAAGATTCAAGTGGGCGATGCAACCACGGTATTCTGGGCCGCAAGCCCTGAAGAAATATATACAGATTTAGCAGCAGAACTGTTTAATCCTACAATTACCCAAGAAGGAAAGAAAGGCAGTAATGAATACAAGCGCGACGCTCATATTGAACAGTTAGTTAATGATGTATTAACAAAAGCAAAATCCGGCCAGAGGATAAATGATTTGGACGGAAAAATTGACCCAAAAACCAAGTTCCACATTCTTGGTTTATCACCCAACGCAAGCCGCATCTCAATCAGGTTTTTTCATTCCGACAGTTTTGGTGGGTTTACAGAAAAAATTGCACAGCATTACAAAGATATGGAAATAGTAAAGGATTTTGACAACCGGCCCAGCAACATTCCTATCTGGATGATGCTTAATGAAACAATTTCACCAAAGAGCACCAACAGGGATGCCCCACCCCTTTTGGCCGGTGCTGTAATGCGTTCTATTATAAGTGGAGCTCCATACCCGGCATCACTTTTTAATGCTGTCATGATCAGAGTAAGAACCGATATGGATGACAAAGACAAAAATATTCAGCGGGTGAATTATGTTAGGGTGGCCATAATCAAAGCCTACCTGCTAAGAAATGCCAGACTATATAAAAATAAAAAGTTAGAGGAGGTTTTAACGGTGAGTTTAAACGAGCATTCAGACAATACCGGGTACTTACTGGGGCGGCTCTTTGCTGTGTTAGAGAAAGCACAACAGGATGCTAACCCAGGCATAAATGCTACTATAAAAGACCGCTATTTCGCCTCTGCCTGCGCAACCCCCGGGGCTGTATTTCCAATACTATTAAAGCTTGCGCAGCACCACATATCAAAATCGGACTACGGTTATGCAATTGAGAGAAGAATTGAGTCCATTATGGTTAAAATCACCAATTTCCCGTCTCATTTAACACTGGAGCAGCAAGGAACATTTATACTGGGATATTACCATCAAAGGGTAGCTTTATTTCAGAAATCTGATAATTAA
- the cas4 gene encoding CRISPR-associated protein Cas4 yields the protein MIYKYKDEDLLALSGIQHFAYCPRQWALIHIEKQWIENLHTVEGKQLHERVDNPDFFESRGGVLTARSVPISSYELGFFGVADLVEFYADEKKGITLNGRQGKWRPIPVEYKKGKPKKDIIDQVQLCAQAICLEEMLSTTIEYGYLFYGKTKHRTKIVFGKQLRDEVVRLAEQMHSVFNKQITPKPLTNNKGCKSCSLVNVCLPKLGTKQAGVNSYIKRYLGRE from the coding sequence ATGATTTATAAATATAAAGATGAAGACCTTCTGGCTTTGTCTGGTATTCAACACTTTGCCTACTGTCCAAGACAATGGGCTTTGATACACATTGAAAAACAATGGATTGAAAACTTGCATACCGTTGAAGGTAAGCAATTACATGAACGTGTCGATAATCCCGATTTTTTTGAATCCAGGGGAGGGGTTTTAACAGCACGCTCGGTGCCCATTTCTTCGTATGAGCTTGGTTTTTTTGGTGTGGCCGACCTTGTAGAATTTTATGCCGATGAGAAAAAAGGTATAACACTTAATGGGCGCCAAGGAAAATGGCGTCCTATTCCCGTGGAGTACAAGAAAGGAAAACCCAAAAAAGATATTATTGACCAGGTGCAGCTTTGCGCCCAGGCAATTTGCCTTGAAGAGATGCTTAGCACCACCATCGAGTATGGATACCTTTTCTACGGAAAAACAAAGCACCGGACAAAAATAGTGTTTGGTAAGCAACTTAGAGATGAAGTGGTAAGGCTTGCTGAACAAATGCACAGTGTTTTTAACAAACAAATTACGCCCAAACCCCTAACAAATAACAAAGGCTGTAAATCATGCTCGCTTGTTAATGTTTGTCTACCTAAGCTAGGCACGAAACAAGCCGGTGTTAACAGTTATATAAAAAGGTATTTGGGGCGTGAATAG
- a CDS encoding type II TA system antitoxin MqsA family protein: MLAFCENCHELAEYTVRDEPKEKIIKGNKVEYMGKEAYCKDCGSEIFVADIRDHNLSMLDKAYREMEGLITVAEIELILEKYDVGKRPLSLLLGWGEGTLTRYLDGDIPTKQYSDTLKRVLRDPNYMREILEQNKDRITDVAYRRIIGALEKDELAGNTICEPEEKIDYVVRYLLSNSADITPLALQKQLYYAQGFYRAFTGEYLFEDDCEAWVHGPVFRSVYYKYKDHGYNPIEDKGYEYGEIKLTTEEKELLDSIIRNFGCYSGKVLEKMTHAEEPWRAAREGLKANEGSNRIIDKELIAKYFSEIKSKYRMLNISDIRDYSTDLFNKLYN, from the coding sequence ATGTTAGCCTTTTGTGAGAACTGCCATGAGCTGGCTGAATACACTGTCAGAGATGAACCAAAAGAAAAGATTATCAAAGGCAATAAGGTTGAATACATGGGTAAAGAGGCGTACTGCAAAGACTGTGGCAGTGAAATCTTTGTGGCCGATATACGGGATCATAATTTAAGCATGTTGGATAAGGCTTATAGGGAAATGGAAGGGTTGATTACTGTTGCGGAAATTGAACTCATATTAGAGAAATATGATGTGGGCAAAAGACCCCTGTCCCTATTATTAGGTTGGGGGGAAGGTACCCTTACCAGATACCTAGATGGGGACATCCCGACAAAACAATACTCTGATACATTAAAAAGGGTTCTTAGGGACCCAAACTATATGAGGGAAATATTGGAGCAGAATAAGGATCGGATTACAGATGTGGCATACAGACGGATAATTGGTGCTTTGGAAAAGGATGAATTGGCGGGAAATACTATTTGTGAACCGGAAGAAAAAATTGATTATGTGGTAAGGTATCTGCTATCTAACTCTGCCGATATAACACCCTTAGCCCTACAAAAGCAATTGTACTATGCCCAGGGGTTTTATCGGGCTTTTACCGGGGAGTATTTATTTGAGGACGACTGTGAAGCCTGGGTGCATGGCCCTGTATTCAGAAGTGTTTATTATAAGTACAAAGACCACGGTTATAATCCCATTGAAGATAAGGGTTATGAATACGGGGAGATAAAACTGACCACTGAAGAAAAAGAACTTCTGGATAGCATTATTAGAAATTTTGGCTGCTATAGCGGTAAGGTTTTAGAAAAAATGACCCATGCAGAGGAACCATGGCGAGCTGCTAGGGAGGGTTTAAAAGCTAATGAGGGTTCAAACAGAATAATAGATAAAGAACTAATCGCTAAATACTTTAGTGAAATAAAATCTAAGTACCGTATGCTCAATATTTCTGACATTAGGGATTACAGCACAGACCTCTTCAATAAACTCTATAATTAG
- the cas5c gene encoding type I-C CRISPR-associated protein Cas5c: MGYGFKLKVFGDYACFTRPEMKVERVSYDVITPSAARGIIEAIYWKPAIKWVIDKIHVINEIRFTNVRRNEVSQKISDTNVKKAMNGNNPELFQVASEIRQQRAALVLKDVQYVIEAHFEMTNQAGPGDTPAKHYNVALRRMRKGQCYHQPCLGTREFAANFELIENEIPTSIYSGEMDLGWMLWDIDFENDMTPIFYRAIMKDGIIDVNNLLKAR, encoded by the coding sequence GTGGGGTATGGATTTAAGTTAAAGGTGTTTGGGGACTATGCTTGTTTTACCAGGCCTGAGATGAAAGTGGAACGGGTAAGCTATGATGTTATCACCCCGTCAGCGGCCAGGGGCATTATTGAAGCGATTTATTGGAAACCGGCAATAAAATGGGTTATTGACAAAATCCATGTGATCAACGAAATAAGATTCACCAATGTAAGGCGAAATGAAGTTAGCCAGAAAATTTCCGATACTAACGTGAAAAAAGCAATGAATGGTAATAACCCAGAATTATTTCAGGTGGCTTCAGAAATTAGACAGCAGAGGGCAGCCTTGGTGTTAAAGGATGTACAGTATGTTATTGAGGCCCATTTTGAAATGACTAATCAGGCCGGGCCGGGGGATACGCCGGCAAAACATTATAATGTTGCCCTTAGACGGATGCGAAAAGGTCAATGTTATCATCAACCATGCTTGGGAACAAGGGAATTTGCGGCAAACTTTGAGTTGATTGAAAATGAAATTCCAACCAGCATATACAGCGGTGAAATGGATTTAGGCTGGATGCTATGGGATATTGACTTTGAAAACGATATGACACCAATATTTTATAGGGCAATTATGAAAGACGGCATCATCGATGTTAATAACTTATTGAAAGCGAGGTGA
- the cas2 gene encoding CRISPR-associated endonuclease Cas2, with protein MMVLITYDVNTETDAGKKRLRLIAKECVNKCQRVQNSVFECLLDPAQFSELRHKLEKIADGSTDSLRYYYLGKNWKRRVEHFGAKTSYDPEGVLII; from the coding sequence ATGATGGTTTTAATAACTTATGATGTTAATACCGAAACTGATGCCGGTAAAAAGCGACTAAGGCTAATTGCCAAAGAATGTGTTAATAAGTGCCAAAGGGTACAAAACTCTGTTTTCGAGTGTTTATTAGACCCCGCACAATTTTCTGAACTAAGGCACAAACTAGAAAAAATTGCAGACGGCTCAACCGACAGTTTGAGGTACTATTACTTAGGTAAAAACTGGAAAAGACGTGTGGAACATTTTGGGGCTAAAACTTCATATGATCCGGAAGGAGTATTGATTATTTAA